The genomic segment GGTCGATGCCCGCCACCGCTTCGGCCAGCGCGGCGAGCACCCTGCCTCGCATCGCCGGGTCGGTGAATTCGCGAGCGAGCATCTCCGCGCGATCGGGGTCCGCACCGGCGATCGCTTCGGCCACACCGGCGAGCGCGTAGGTCTGCCACGGGCCCACGATGGTGCGGGCGAGCGTCTCGGCGCGGTCGGGGTCGATGTCCGCTACTGCCTCGGCGATCTCGGCGAGCGCACCGGCCTGTTGTTCGAGGTCGGGGATTGTGCGGGCGAGAGTTTCGGCAAGGTCGGGGTCGATGCGCGCCATCGCTTCGGCCAGTTCGACGAGTGCGGCGGCGTGCGGGCCGGCGTCGACGATGTCGCGGGCGAGGGTCTCGGCATCGTCGGCGAGCCGACCGGCGCGATCGGGGTCGGTGGCGGCCACTTTCTCGGCCACGGCGGCGAGCGCTTCGGCGCGCTGCTCCTCGTACGGGTTGTCGCGCGCAAGGGCCTCGGCACGTTCGGGATCTGCGCCGGCCAGTACTCGGGCCGCGCCGGCAAGGGCGTCGGCCTGCTGCCCTGAATCGGGGAGGGTGCGGGCGAGGGCTTCGACCGCAGTGGCGAGCCGGGCGGCGCGACCCGGGTCGATATTCGCGATGATCTCGGCGACGGTAGCGAGTGCGGCAGCCTGTTGTGCGGGTTCGGGGAGGGTACGGACGATGGTTTCGGCGCGGTCCGGGTCGGCGCCGGCGATGGCCGCGGCCACTCGGCTGAGCGCGTCGGCCTGCCGTTCGGCGGGCAGCGTCCGGACGATCGCCTCGGCGCGGTCGGGGTCCGTGCCCGCCAGCACTTCGGCCACGCGGGCCAGCAGCCCGGCTCGCTGCCCCGGGGCGTAGGAGTCGGCGGCGATGGTCGCGGCTTCTTCGGCGAGCCGACCGGCCCGGCCGGGATCGATGCGCGCGGTCAAGGCGGCGAGGTGGGTCAGCACTTCGGCTTGTTCTCCCCTGGCGGGGTTGTCACGAACGACGGTTTCGGCGCGATCGGCGAGTCGGCCGGCGCGATCGGGGTCGATGCCTGCCACCGCATCCGCGATCCGGGCGAACGCATACGCCTGTGGCCACGGCAACGAGATGCCGTCGGCGATGGCCTCGGCACGGTCGCAGTCCCGACCGGCGACCGCTTCGGCCAGGTCGGCGAGCAGGTGCGCCTGTCGCGCGGGGTCGGCGACCGTACGGATGAGCGCTTCGGCACGGTCGGGGTCGACATTCGCCACCACCCGGGCCAGCCGGGCGATGGCTTCGGCCTGCCGTGTCGGGTCGGGGATACTTCGGGCCGATACCTCCGCACGATCCGCGAGCCGGTCGGCGCGATCGATGTCGGTTCCGGTCACCACTGCTGTGATGCCGGTGAACGCATGCGCCTGGTGCACCGGGTCGGAGATGCTGCGGGCCAGCGCTTCGGCCCGATCGGGATCGCCCAGGCGTGCCCACAGCGGCAGGAGCGACTGCGGAATGCCGGCGTTGCGGTCGTGGAGATGGTCGCGATGGCGTGCGAGACGGGCGGTGACGAGGAGGTCCGGGTCGGGCTGGTCGCAGATGCGCTGCTGCACGGCGCGGATCTCACCGAGTGCGATCTGGTCACCGCCGGTCCGTGCGCGTATCCGGCTGTGGCGGGTGACATCGAGGGCCAGTGCGGTCATCCGCGGCAGGTCGTCGTGTCTGTCCAGGATCGGGAAGTAGCGGCGGAGGAAGAAATCGGGTGTGTCTGCAGGCCAACGCAATTCACGGTAGTGGTCGGCCCAGGCGTGCAGCCGATCGCGGCGGGCCCGCAACCAGGAGGCGCCGAGTCTCTGTTCGGAGGTGCGCTGCAAGGTCTCGTGGGCCAGCACATACACCGGATCCCCCACGCCGTGTGGACCGGCCGGGAACGTGCGGGTACGGAAGCTGCGGCCGGCAACCGTCCGCAGCAGCCCGTCTATCTCGAACGGCGCCATGTCGGTGAGCTCGGTGAGCTCGGATCCGGTCAGGCCGTTGGCGGCGGTGATCAGTGCGAGCAGATCACGGTGTTGAGCGGGTCCGCTCAGCAGGGCATCGAGTTCGGCGACGGCAAGGTCGCGCACATCGGCGGCGAACGGGGACGAGGACAGCGCGTAGCGTCGTGCGCCGGTCAGCGGATGAGTCCTCGATACCCGCAGGCGGGGCCCGTATCGGCTGGCGACGACGACCCGCAGGTTTTCCGGCGGCCGGGCCGGCAGCAGGCTGACGATCGGTGGTTTGCCGGTGTCCTCGTCGAGACCGTCGACGACGAGCACCAGCCGTCGCCCGGCGGTGGCCTCGCGGTCGGCGGCGGTGGTGAGCAATTCGTTGCGCAGGCCGTCCCGGTTGATCGTCGCGGCCGCGATCAGTGCTCGCTGGTCGGGTAGTAGTACCGCGAGCTGGTCGAGAATCGCGGCGGTGAAAGCGGTGTGGTCGTTCTGGTCGGCGAGCCGATCGGTGACGAAGAACGCGATCACGGTGACCGCAGGCGGTGGATACAGCGCGAACCATGCCAGCAGCGCCGATTTGCCCGCCCACGGCCGGGCCCGGATCCACAGGTACGGGTTGCGACCCCGGCAGAACTCGGCCAGGACCTCGAGTTCGCGCTGCCGGCCCTGTAACCCGCCGATCGGGGCGATGAACTCCCGTATCTGCGAGATGTACAGCGACGACCCGCTCAACAGTGCCGCATCCGAGACCACACCGACCTCGAAACGGTTGACGGTGGTGTGGGAGATGCGCAGATCGCCCGCGACCTCCACCCGGTCCAGGTCATAGGTCGGCGCCGCGCCCGGATACTCCCCTGGTGCTGGTGACGCGCTCGAGCCGGGGGTTACCCGAGCGCGTCGAAAGGGTCCTCGCCGGGACTCCCGACGCGCACCCCGCTGATCCTGATCGACCCGCCCGCAGTGACATCGGTGGCGACCACGGCACTTCCCGCTCGGACCGTCACATCGGACACCTCGATATCGCCGCCGGCCTCCGTGCGAATCAGGCCGACTCCCACTGTCGCTGCGGCCTCGGGGGTGTGCTCGGCGACGACTCGCAGCAACTCCGCGGCGGCGGCGCGCACCTGTTCGTCGGCACCGGCACCGGCCCTGCCGAGTTGCTCGGCCAGCAACCGACGCCGCGACGGTTCCGCCGGATCGGATTCGACGCCCGCGATCCGATCCTCGACCACGCCGTAGCGTCGGACGATCAAGCCCTTCAACGCGGTATACGCATCGCGCACAACCTGTTTCGCGGTGTCACCCACCCCCGCGGCAGCGCCCGCAGCGACCGCTGCGGCGATCATCGTCACCGGATCCACCTTGTCGACCTCCCCACTGGGCAGACACGCCGCCGCCTGCCCAAACCTAGCCGAAACCCCAGCCTCGCAACGCCATACGGTCGAAAGCCGGTGAGCCACAGTGGTGGCCTCGGCCGGGCAGTCCCGTGACCTGCGGAGAGTTCCTTTTTCGGGGTCGGGGGACGTCTGTATCGGTGGTGGTGCCGGATGGCCGGGCCGCCAGGACGACTCGCTTCGATCAGAGAGCAGCGGCAGTATGAAATTCAGTCTCTATCTTCCCACCGGGCTGGGGCACGATTTCGCGGGGTACAGCGATCCGGTGGCGGCGTATGAAACCATTGCCGAATTGGCCGGTGCGGCCGAGGAATCCGGGTACGAGACGGTGTGGGTTGCCGATCATTTCGTGCCGTTTCCGGCGGCGCCGGATTATATGTTCGAGAGTTGGACCACGCTGACGGCACTGGCGGGGCGGACCAGTCGGATCCGGGTGGGGCAGATGGTGACCGGGAACAACTATCGCAATCCCGCGTTGCAGGCGAAGATGGCGTCGACGCTGGATGTCGTTTCGCGGGGGCGGTTGACGTTCGGGATCGGGGCGGGCTGGTACGAGGACGAATACACCGCTTACGGTTACCGATTCGACGACGCGCGCACCCGGTTACGGCAACTCGACGAGGCTGCGCACATCATCCGGTCGTTGTGGACCCAGCCGGAGACCAGCTTCGAGGGCGAGCACTATCGGGTGCACAAGGCGCTCAACGAGCCCAAAGGTGTTCAGCGGCCGCATATCCCGTTGTTGATCGCGGGGTCCGGGGAGAAGGTCACGCTGAAGTTGGTCGCTCGCCATGCCGATGCCTGTAATGTCCAGGTGTCGCCGGAGGAGCTGGTGCGCAAGTACGGGATCCTCGAAAGTCATTGTGCGGCAATCGGTCGCGACTATCACAGCATCACCCGCACGTCCTCCAGTTACTGCATCATCGCCGATACCGATGCCGAGGCCCGCGCACAGGTTCCGCCGTGGGCGCCGATGGTTTTTCCCGGTGAGCTGGCCGACTACGGGCTCATCGGCAGCCCGGATACGGTCCGTGAGCGGATCGCCGCCTACGAGGCCGCCGGGGTCGACGAATTGCTGATCAGCTTCCACGAATCCTTGGATCCGGGGGCGGTTCGCGATTTCGCCAAAGAATTCATTCGGTCCTGATCCGGCCGTTCACAATCCGTAGCGGAGGAACGCAGATGCGAAAAGTATTCCAATCCACCATGATCTCGCTCGACGGCGTGATCGATGCCCCCGGCGCGTGGGCGATGCCGTATTTCGACGAGGAGGGCGGGCGGGAGGCGGCGGCACAGCTCCGCCGCAGCGACGCCGTGCTGATGGGCCGCAAGACCTGTCTCGACCTCGCCGCGCAATGGGCGAATGCCGACGGTGAATTCGCCGACGCGATCAACGGGATCACCAAGTACGTGTTCTCCGCCACTCTGACGCAGCCGGTGTGGTCCAATACCCGGCTGATCACTACCGACCCGCTGGCGGCGGTGGCGGAGTTGAAAGCCGAGGGCGACGGGGATCTGACGCTGTACGGCCACGGTCAGCTCGGCCGTGCACTGGTGGAACACGCGCTACTGGACGAGATCAGGCTGCTGGTGCATCCGGTGACGGTGAACTCGTCGGCGCGCGTCTTCACCGTGCCCGAGCGGACTCGGCTGACCCTGCGGGAAAGTCACGCCAGAAAATCCGGGGTCGTCGTGAGCACGTACGGCGTCTCCTACGAGTAGCCGGGAATCCTGGAGGGACAATGGCTTTCGCGGGCTGGACGGCGGCGGCGCCGGAATTCTATGCCGGGCTGGAGCAGGACAATTCGAAGTCCTACTGGTCGGCACACGAGACCACGTACCGATCGGAGGTTCATGCTCCGCTGGCACTGCTGCTCGACGAGATCGAGGGCCTCGGGGCGGGCCGGATCTACCGTCCGCAGCGGGACACGAGGTTCAGCGCCGACAAATCCCCCTACAAGATCGCGGCGTGCGCATCGCTGTACGACGGCGGGATCATCCAGATATCGTCCCGCGGGCTCGCGGTCGGAGCGGGTTGGCAAACCATGGCGCCGGACCAGCTGAAACGATTCCGGGCGGCCGTCGACGACCCGGTCGCGGGCCGGGACCTGTGCGAGGTGATCGCGGCGATGCGCGGCGGCGGCATCGAACTCGAGCCGGGTGACCGGCTGAAGCGGATACCGGCCGGCTATTCCGACGACCATCCCCGGGCCGATCTGCTGCGCCGGAGGGATCTGTTCGTCTGGCGGGAATGGCCGGTCGAGCCGTGGCTGGCGACGGCGGAGGCGAAAGGGCGGATAACCGGATTCCTGACGACGGCCCGGCCGCTGGACGAGTGGCTGACGGCGCGGGTCGGGCCCACCGAGCGGCGGCGCCCGCCGCTGCGCTGAGCGCGGTCGTCCGCATCGCGGCGCGGAATGAGGAAGCCGCGCCCGGTGCGGCGATCGCGCAGGTCCCGATGGCGGCCTGGCCTGGGCAGAGTTACCTTTCATCCGGCGAAGCGGTCGATACTTGCGATGGTTCCGATCTGCGGAGCCCGGCCGCCGGCAGGAGTAGTGGTGACGCGTGAGCGGGACACGGCAGCGTGACGATATCGGGTTCGCGGGCGGCAATACCGGCGCCGCGGACCTGAACGAACGGTTCGTCGCCGATACCGAGGGGTTTCGGCGGGAGTTGCTGGCCCATTGTTATCGCATGGTCGGCTCGGTGCACGAGGCCGAAGATCTGGTGCAGGAGGCCTATATTCGCGCCTGGCGCGGGTACGAGCGGTTCGAGGGCCGGTCGTCGGTGCGCACCTGGTTGTACGCCATCGCCACCAATGTGTGTCTCGATACGTTGCGCGATCACCGGCAGCGGGTGCTGCCCACGGGGCTCGGCGGGCCCTATCGGGGACCGGACATGCCGCCGGATCCCGATGCGGGCGCCGGTGTCGACTGGTTGCAGCCGCTGCCGGACGCACTGGTCGCGCCGGCGGCGGACGAACCGGAATCGCATGTGATCGACCGTGAATCGCTGCGGCTGGCGCTGGTGGCCAGCCTGCAGCATCTGCCGGCGCGGCAGCGGGCGATCCTGATGCTGCGGGATGTGCTGGCCTTCACCGCCGCCGAGACCGCCGCCATGCTCGGCACCACACCGGCCGCGGTGAAGACCGGGCTGCAACGAGCCCGCGATCGGCTCACCCGGCTCGACACCACCGCCGACGTCGTGATCGAACCCACCGACCCGCGCGCACGCGCCCTGCTGGCGGGCTATATCGCCGCCTTCGAGCATTCGGATGTGAGCCTGCTGGAACAGGTTCTCCGCGCGGACGCCACCTTGGAGGCGACGCCGATGAAGAACTGGTACGCGGGCCGGGTGGCCTGCATGCGGCAGCTGGACAGATACGTTCTCGGTGCACCGGGCGACTGGCGCATGCTGCCCACCCGGGCCAACGACCAGCCGGCCGTGGTCACCTACCATCGCGACCCCGGCGGCGTCCTCGTCCCATACGGAATCGCGGTATTGACCCCCACCGCAACCGGTGTCACCAGGGTGGTCGCCTTCCACGACCCCGCGCTGGTCGCCACGTTCGGCTTTCCCCCGGCGCCGCCGCAATTCGGTTCTGCCGCAGGGACTGTCGGATGAACGCCGGTGCGAGCGCCGAAAGCCTCACGCCGACAACGGCTCGGCCTGTTCGGCCTCGATCTCGGCGAAGGCGTTGCCCGCGTGGCCGGCCACGATGCCGCCGTCGACCGGTAGCACCGTGCCGGTGATGTAGGCGGACCGCTCACCGGCGTAGAACACGGTGGCGGCGGCGATGTCCGAGGGGCTGCCCTCGCGCGGCAGTGGCCGGATGGATCGCATGACCTCGCGCAATCGCAGTGTGGCCGACTCGATGTCGTCCAGGTGCCCGAGGGTGCTCGCGAGGATGGGCGTGGGGATCGCGCCCGGTGCGATGCTGTTGACCCGGATTCCGTACTCGGCCAGGTCGATCGCGGCGCATTTGGTGAAGTGGATGACGCCGGCCTTGGCGGCGCGATAGACGGGTTCACCACGCCCGGCGCGGATTCCGCCGATCGAGGTGGTGTTGATGATGGATCCGCCACCGTGGCCGGCCATATATCGGGCGGCGTGCTGGGTGCCGAGCATGACACCCAGGAGATCGACGGCCATCAGGCGGTGGAAGTCGTCCAGCGGCTCGTCGAGCAGGCCGGCGCGCATGGTGGTCGGGATGCCGGCGTTGTTGAGCATGATGTCCAGGCCGCCGAAGCGTGCCACCGTCACGGCGACCAGTTCGGCGACCTGCGCGGCGTCGGAGACGTCGGTCCGCTGGAATGCGACCTCCGGGCCGTATTCGGCGGCCACGGTGGCGCCGAGTTCGCCGTTGATGTCGGCGATGACGACGCGGGCGCCTTCGGCCACGAACGCG from the Nocardia sp. BMG111209 genome contains:
- a CDS encoding LLM class F420-dependent oxidoreductase, with the translated sequence MKFSLYLPTGLGHDFAGYSDPVAAYETIAELAGAAEESGYETVWVADHFVPFPAAPDYMFESWTTLTALAGRTSRIRVGQMVTGNNYRNPALQAKMASTLDVVSRGRLTFGIGAGWYEDEYTAYGYRFDDARTRLRQLDEAAHIIRSLWTQPETSFEGEHYRVHKALNEPKGVQRPHIPLLIAGSGEKVTLKLVARHADACNVQVSPEELVRKYGILESHCAAIGRDYHSITRTSSSYCIIADTDAEARAQVPPWAPMVFPGELADYGLIGSPDTVRERIAAYEAAGVDELLISFHESLDPGAVRDFAKEFIRS
- a CDS encoding dihydrofolate reductase family protein codes for the protein MRKVFQSTMISLDGVIDAPGAWAMPYFDEEGGREAAAQLRRSDAVLMGRKTCLDLAAQWANADGEFADAINGITKYVFSATLTQPVWSNTRLITTDPLAAVAELKAEGDGDLTLYGHGQLGRALVEHALLDEIRLLVHPVTVNSSARVFTVPERTRLTLRESHARKSGVVVSTYGVSYE
- a CDS encoding DUF2461 family protein; translated protein: MAFAGWTAAAPEFYAGLEQDNSKSYWSAHETTYRSEVHAPLALLLDEIEGLGAGRIYRPQRDTRFSADKSPYKIAACASLYDGGIIQISSRGLAVGAGWQTMAPDQLKRFRAAVDDPVAGRDLCEVIAAMRGGGIELEPGDRLKRIPAGYSDDHPRADLLRRRDLFVWREWPVEPWLATAEAKGRITGFLTTARPLDEWLTARVGPTERRRPPLR
- a CDS encoding RNA polymerase subunit sigma-70 codes for the protein MSGTRQRDDIGFAGGNTGAADLNERFVADTEGFRRELLAHCYRMVGSVHEAEDLVQEAYIRAWRGYERFEGRSSVRTWLYAIATNVCLDTLRDHRQRVLPTGLGGPYRGPDMPPDPDAGAGVDWLQPLPDALVAPAADEPESHVIDRESLRLALVASLQHLPARQRAILMLRDVLAFTAAETAAMLGTTPAAVKTGLQRARDRLTRLDTTADVVIEPTDPRARALLAGYIAAFEHSDVSLLEQVLRADATLEATPMKNWYAGRVACMRQLDRYVLGAPGDWRMLPTRANDQPAVVTYHRDPGGVLVPYGIAVLTPTATGVTRVVAFHDPALVATFGFPPAPPQFGSAAGTVG
- a CDS encoding SDR family NAD(P)-dependent oxidoreductase; the protein is MTNELTGRVAIVTGGASGIGRTTVDAFVAEGARVVIADINGELGATVAAEYGPEVAFQRTDVSDAAQVAELVAVTVARFGGLDIMLNNAGIPTTMRAGLLDEPLDDFHRLMAVDLLGVMLGTQHAARYMAGHGGGSIINTTSIGGIRAGRGEPVYRAAKAGVIHFTKCAAIDLAEYGIRVNSIAPGAIPTPILASTLGHLDDIESATLRLREVMRSIRPLPREGSPSDIAAATVFYAGERSAYITGTVLPVDGGIVAGHAGNAFAEIEAEQAEPLSA